The Leguminivora glycinivorella isolate SPB_JAAS2020 chromosome 7, LegGlyc_1.1, whole genome shotgun sequence genomic interval ATAATATGGGCAGCGCTGTAGTAATAATTGGATTTTGGGTATAAATCTGGCcctctaaaattccttcaaaTTTTGGCCCCCAAAAGAAAAAGTTTTCCCACTTAGAataacggaaaatgtatgtaattcttGACTGTAGTAAATAACTTTCACACTTTTCCATACAATCAATGTCATTTTCCGCCAGTCCTGTGTTACGTTTGCGCTATCGAGTTAAGTGTTATCGAGCTAAAATTTCAAAATTCATAGTAGAGACTCAGGTAGATTCAAATGTAATGGTGTAATGGAATCTCATAACAAGTACTTATAACAACCCCTTATTGAAAACTAATATTCCTTATTTGCATTAACAAATTACGCTACATCACGCGAACACTGATAACCCTATTAATTAGTTATGGAAAGCGGCACCCTATGTCGTAATACACAAAAGCAATGAAAACAGGCCACTTAGCATTCAACTCTCATTCAAAGTGTATCCGTTTTGATTGCGCGTTGAGTATATCCGCGTTATGAAATTGTTTATTTACATGCATGAATCATTAGAGAACGTTAACTAAGTCCTAATTAATAGTGCAAAGGTTTTTTTACTTCACACCCAGCAATTAGTAAAGTCGCTACCTAAATGGCAAATGTGCTCATAGATATCTAAATGCAAAATTGACTACTCTTGAGACTCTTGACCTACTAATAAGTTGCGTTCTCGCGCGCTAGTCCATACTTCAAGTTGCACTAGATGTATGGAGCGAATCGTGCTAGGCATGACGACTTTGTTCAGATGTCTGTTAACACTTTGGCCGCTCCGATATCTATGACTAAAAGACGCGCAAGACACCAACTATGACAATTAGGAGAATCAAGTTTGTTTGAGATAAGATAATCGAACGAAATTACATTACAGTTATGCAAAGATATGAACACATGTCTTATGTGTACGTGTAATTTGGTGCGTCTGATAACATTTGTATACACTTGTGCTTTATTTCATTGTAATACGATGTAAAATGTAGAAATATATTTGAAGTTTATACTATGTGTACTCGTATGCGATGATTCATTTAATTGTTGTGATGTAAGTGTAGGGAACCGAGAGGTTTTTTCATTCGGTTTCGCAAAAAGTGGATTTTAGGCGGTTCCGGTTGGTATTCTGTGCACATAGCGCTCGGCACACATCTCTGGCCTTAATTCCGAATGTCAAGTCAATGTTTCGGGTTATCAAATGGGAATATATTACGGCTGTTGTAACAGATATTACGACCAGTATATTTGACTTTCCATCTTAGATGGGTCAGAAGGGTATGCTCAAGACACAGGCTCAAGAAGACGACATTGATGAATTGGGATGACTGAGATACTCTGCTAGTTTACGAATATGTCCATGAGTCTCATGGTAGTGGTACAACTGGTACAAGCCTCGTATGAAGCAAATATTAGTCAGCTATAGTAATTTAAACGGTCCCAGATGTGGTGAATCAATCGAGTAGACAAATACGACCATAAGTGGTTAACGTTTAGTTAAATGTTTGTTAGGAAGATATTGTAGGCCGTAACAAgaacatttaatttttatttagttttaccGTTAGTTGTCTAATGTCTACATTTACTAGTAACCTTtctatttatagtttttaataCCTATGGAACATCATTTTTGGAAGGTATTACCTTCTCCTTCCAGAAAAGTGTAATGAACATTACATTTCTCAAGAAAAAACCGGATCCTTGTACAAATTAgctcaaaataaacaaagtaattattttaattgtttaCATTGTTTAATATTTCGATGATCTGGCATACCCAATAATACCCACTCTGCCCCTATGGTCCTCAGAAATTACTGCTGCCCTCAATAAACTTATAGTATTCTTCAGCTCCTTAAAACACAATCAATCAACTGATGTGGACCGTGATTAAATAGTGTTAGTTATACCTACAGCTACTAACTTATTAAAAGGTAAGAAACTTTAATTATATTATCATTCTGACCGAATTAAATTTTACCCAACTACggaaaatacaaaataattttaaattgacGTCTATTTCAATTCCGtcgtcaactaggaacccttttaATTTTGCCatgtatgtctgtccgtccgtccgtccgcggataatctcagtgaccgatagcactagaaagctgcaatttggtaccaatatgtaggatatcaattacgccgacattgataatattaaacattCAGTcgttaggcagcgttcccacttaagcgtcgcgtgtctcgttccgcacctcaggacatgcgtctcttagatgtggccggtcccttacatGTATCGATTTGGCTATTTATGGCCTTAGCAACGATTACTGCAAATTACCTAGAAAGACAAACTATTTACAAAACACATCaataatttgtttgttttagAAATAATTCGATAAGTAATTAAACCTGTTTAGTTACAAGAACTCTAATAAAAAGACTAGTAGAATTCCTGTCAATTTGTCGGCCAATCGTTTGCAATGCAATACGACGACGAAATACTTTCTTTCTTTCACTTCCATATTAGTGTGATATACACAGATACAGTTTCTTAGCGTAAGCGATTCTCATCTTAGCTAAGTTCCCTGAAATCATATAAGAAATTCGTATGTGTTCGTATTACCAATTCTAAGCACATATCCCGACCTGACCGTTTTACTTACTgaataaatactagcttttgcccgcggcttcgctcgcgttagaaagagacaaaaagtaacctatgtcactctccatcccttcaactatctccacttaaaaaatcacgacaattcgtcgctccgttttgccgtgaaagagcggacaaacaaacagacacacactttccatttataattatggataaGCTACAAGAAAATacgacatacatacataaacttgataaactcacgcctgtatttccaaactagggtaggtagagcacacaATCTGATACCAAAATGAATTCCCTCTAACGCCACGTTTTCGTAGGTACGAATATACATAATTGTAATTACGTTCCTGATATGTATTGACGCTGTATCTGCATGCTTCAGTAATAAACCAGTCATCGGTCCGAACGGTTGTTTTACTAAATACCTCACTGGCGACGACGCGAGAATACCTACTTACCCAcgcgatttaaaataaaaacgaaaaatGGCGAATTCTTATCTCGGTTCTTTGCCTAATTTCGACTATAAATCCGGAGAGTGGTCTATTTTTAAGGGGAAATTAACACAGTTTTTTAAAGTAAACGCTAATAGCATTTCGTCGGATAACAAATGTGCAGTGTTAATAACACATCTTTCGGACGATTCGTATCGCTTGGCACGTAATCTCGTGTACCCTCGTGATTTAGAAGTGCATACGTATGACGAACTTATTACGATTTTagacaaacattttaaaattaaaaagtgttCATTCGCTAATAAAGCGAAGTTATACAGTGCGACGAAGATGCCAGACGAGTCTCTGGGAGAATGGGCGGCGCGACTGCGCGGGTTGGCAAGTCATTGTGACCTAGGCGACGCTCTGGAGACGGTCCTCACCGACCGTTTCGTCCTCGGTCTGGGCTCTGGGCCCGAGCGCGACAAGCTGTTTGAGCAAGATGCGGCGACACTTACGTTCGCCAAGGCGTTGGAGGTCGCAGAGCAAGCAGCCAGTGCTAGGCAAGCCCAGGCGATGGTAGGCGAGACTGGCAATATTGGCAACGTGCCAATAAAGGAGGAGCCGGTTTTCCGTGCGGCGAGCGCGGCGAGCCAAGGGCGCGGCGGCGCCCGTGGCCGTGCCAGCCGCGGTGGCGGAGCTGGCGCCGGTCGTGCTGCGGGTCCCGCTTCGGGTTCCAGTTGGCATGAACGTGACGACGTCCATAGGTGTAGCATTTGCGGTATGAAAAACCACAGTGCGGAAACGTGTCGTTATAAAGGTTATAAGTGCGCGAAGTGTGGTGTGAAGGGACACTTAAAGAAAGTATGTAAACTAAGGTTCCACAATA includes:
- the LOC125227936 gene encoding uncharacterized protein LOC125227936, which encodes MANSYLGSLPNFDYKSGEWSIFKGKLTQFFKVNANSISSDNKCAVLITHLSDDSYRLARNLVYPRDLEVHTYDELITILDKHFKIKKCSFANKAKLYSATKMPDESLGEWAARLRGLASHCDLGDALETVLTDRFVLGLGSGPERDKLFEQDAATLTFAKALEVAEQAASARQAQAMVGETGNIGNVPIKEEPVFRAASAASQGRGGARGRASRGGGAGAGRAAGPASGSSWHERDDVHRCSICGMKNHSAETCRYKGYKCAKCGVKGHLKKVCKLRFHNIQAREGEPESSCEDCEECALYNLRFPE